A single window of Chitinophaga sp. XS-30 DNA harbors:
- a CDS encoding PAS domain S-box protein: MTSLEEIKTLFDCLPVPSIILKTDAPDFTIAAVNKAFIEVTFSQARELTGMPFFQAFPMNADDDGTRTDTIKYAFDYALRHKKLYRIDKHRYDMPSDNNSGQQPRYWKIDTYPLFDAGGQMTYIVQSSTDITSLHIAEQEASRNEEKANRILESITDGFFSTDAQDRVIYWNVAAERISGLKRAQVEGRSLWDLYPDAELSGFKKQYRKVRETRQAVSFEQAFDNPSAQVDITLYPSGEGVSAYFRNITYRKKAEAREKLMQQRNSDLFNFSPMPMWVYDLQTLRIRAANKAACRDYGYSAEEFLSLTVAVLWPEEDRDRMLRKVSGLAAKGLPSIAQVRHITRDGRILYVDITSEPLPTWDENARIIVALDVTDKLRATQAEKLFNDLNQLERNVLELHSKSGTATPEVLAAYLSGIEALFPQMICSIMRVRNRRVYNWASPSLPAVLTNGIEGIAVGPDAGSCGAAAYWREKVIVKDITKDERWERFKDITLQAGFSACWSHPVIDSSGEVIATFAVYYRKPAVPDEQEQRIIERVVALLAIILENRQYAETITENSVLMAQGQELAQFGNWSWEIADNVVSWSDTLYHIYGIDRNEFKATFEGYQELLHPDDRQRVFEIINGMLQTKEDVEFEERIVRKNGEVRYLRSWGTLKCDEAGVPVKMVGACLDITLSKKIQEELQASEARLRSLVDAQTNYVMRMDVAGRYTYYNEKYRQDFGWLYDHADFTGADTRRSVVPAHQDRAVAAAQKCLDAPGEVIELELDKPAEDGSVKTSYWHLVALTDESGTVTEIQCIGIDVSEWKRAERELRKSNERYEYLSKASNDAIYDWDTAEDHITWGDGFSRVFGYPVCEDKFPLKSWTTLIHADDLDAISTSLQHALDDPEKASWTAQYRFRRADGSYAFVEEIGYIVRNEAKAPVRMIGSVQDVTERVKYVQEIEAHNARLKDIAWTQSHLVRGPLARILGLVELLNYPQTDQAGYEKILTYLHRSATELDQVITDIIDKSQRHNGTAS, encoded by the coding sequence ATAAAAAGCTGTACCGGATCGACAAGCACCGGTATGATATGCCGTCTGACAACAACAGCGGCCAACAGCCGCGCTACTGGAAAATAGATACCTACCCCCTGTTCGATGCCGGCGGGCAAATGACCTATATCGTTCAAAGCTCTACAGACATTACTTCCCTGCACATCGCGGAACAGGAGGCGAGCCGGAACGAGGAAAAGGCCAACCGCATCCTGGAAAGCATTACCGATGGCTTCTTCTCAACGGATGCGCAGGACAGGGTCATTTACTGGAATGTTGCCGCGGAAAGGATCTCCGGGCTTAAACGGGCGCAAGTGGAAGGCAGATCGCTATGGGACCTCTACCCCGATGCGGAATTGTCCGGATTCAAAAAGCAATACCGCAAGGTCAGGGAAACCCGGCAGGCGGTCAGTTTTGAACAGGCGTTCGATAACCCTTCTGCCCAGGTCGATATCACGCTTTACCCTTCAGGAGAAGGTGTTTCCGCATACTTCAGGAACATTACCTACCGCAAAAAAGCGGAGGCGAGGGAAAAGCTGATGCAGCAACGCAATAGCGACCTCTTCAATTTCAGCCCTATGCCCATGTGGGTATATGACTTGCAAACACTCCGCATCAGGGCGGCCAATAAAGCGGCCTGCCGCGATTATGGCTATTCGGCGGAAGAATTTCTCTCCCTGACCGTAGCGGTATTGTGGCCGGAGGAAGACAGGGACCGCATGCTCCGCAAGGTGAGCGGCCTGGCCGCAAAGGGACTGCCCAGCATCGCACAGGTAAGGCATATCACCCGCGACGGAAGAATACTGTATGTAGACATCACCTCCGAACCACTGCCCACCTGGGACGAGAATGCCCGTATCATCGTAGCGCTGGATGTAACGGACAAACTCCGGGCTACCCAGGCGGAAAAGCTTTTCAATGACCTTAACCAGCTGGAAAGAAATGTGCTGGAGCTTCATTCGAAAAGCGGCACCGCAACGCCCGAGGTGCTCGCAGCCTACCTGTCAGGCATTGAAGCGCTTTTCCCGCAAATGATCTGCTCCATCATGCGCGTCCGGAACAGGCGTGTCTATAACTGGGCTTCGCCATCGCTGCCGGCGGTGCTGACGAACGGGATCGAGGGAATAGCGGTTGGACCGGATGCAGGGTCCTGCGGTGCGGCGGCTTATTGGAGGGAAAAGGTCATCGTAAAAGATATCACCAAAGATGAACGTTGGGAGCGTTTTAAGGATATTACCCTGCAGGCGGGTTTCAGCGCCTGCTGGTCGCATCCGGTGATCGATTCTTCCGGCGAGGTGATCGCCACTTTTGCCGTGTATTACCGCAAACCGGCGGTACCGGACGAGCAGGAGCAGCGGATCATCGAACGGGTGGTGGCGCTTCTCGCGATCATCCTGGAAAACCGCCAGTATGCAGAAACGATCACCGAGAACAGTGTGCTTATGGCGCAGGGGCAGGAGCTGGCGCAGTTCGGCAACTGGTCATGGGAAATTGCCGATAACGTGGTCAGCTGGTCGGATACCCTGTATCATATCTACGGCATCGATAGAAATGAATTTAAAGCCACTTTTGAAGGCTACCAGGAACTGCTCCATCCGGATGACCGGCAACGTGTTTTTGAGATCATCAACGGCATGCTGCAGACGAAAGAAGATGTGGAGTTTGAAGAGCGCATCGTCAGAAAGAACGGGGAGGTCAGATACCTCCGTTCCTGGGGGACCCTGAAATGCGATGAGGCCGGCGTGCCCGTAAAAATGGTGGGCGCCTGCCTGGATATTACCCTCAGCAAAAAGATACAGGAAGAATTGCAGGCCAGCGAAGCCCGCCTGCGGAGCCTGGTGGATGCACAGACCAATTATGTGATGCGAATGGATGTGGCAGGCAGATACACTTACTATAATGAAAAGTACCGGCAGGATTTCGGCTGGTTATATGATCACGCTGATTTTACGGGCGCTGACACCAGGCGCTCAGTTGTTCCTGCGCATCAGGACCGGGCAGTAGCCGCCGCACAAAAATGCCTGGATGCTCCCGGCGAGGTCATCGAACTGGAGCTGGACAAGCCTGCGGAGGACGGATCGGTAAAAACTTCCTACTGGCACCTCGTTGCCCTCACAGATGAATCCGGCACGGTAACGGAGATCCAGTGCATCGGCATCGATGTGTCCGAATGGAAACGGGCGGAACGGGAGCTGCGCAAAAGCAATGAACGGTACGAATACCTGAGCAAAGCCAGTAACGATGCCATCTATGACTGGGATACCGCGGAGGACCATATCACCTGGGGCGATGGCTTCAGCAGGGTTTTCGGTTATCCGGTCTGTGAAGACAAGTTTCCGCTGAAGAGCTGGACAACGCTGATCCATGCCGATGATCTGGACGCTATCAGCACCAGTCTTCAACATGCCCTGGACGATCCTGAAAAGGCGAGCTGGACAGCGCAATACCGGTTCCGGCGTGCAGACGGCAGCTACGCCTTTGTGGAAGAGATCGGTTACATCGTCCGTAACGAGGCCAAAGCGCCCGTCCGCATGATCGGTTCCGTACAGGATGTTACCGAGCGGGTAAAATATGTGCAGGAGATAGAGGCGCACAACGCCCGGCTGAAAGATATCGCATGGACGCAATCGCACCTCGTCAGAGGCCCGCTGGCCCGTATCCTGGGATTGGTGGAGTTGCTCAATTATCCGCAGACAGACCAGGCCGGGTATGAAAAAATCCTGACCTACCTGCATCGCTCCGCAACGGAACTGGACCAGGTGATCACGGATATTATCGACAAAAGCCAGCGCCATAACGGAACCGCATCATAG
- a CDS encoding biotin-dependent carboxyltransferase family protein codes for MIQVVQQGLLDTIQDTGRYGYQHLGINPGGAMDRIALFTANCLTGNSGTEAAIELHFPAAAFLFEADAMIALSGADFGAMLNEQPIPLNQPVLAPKHAVLRFSRPVSGTRCYLAVSGGFALTPWLGSYSTHLKAGTGGFQGRALQKGDRLPFRQELALPPLKQPQVLPWSADISHLYATTGTIRIIHGHEWALLEKGSQEDLSGEAFMLTAQCDRMGFRLRGPVLKTRDRSERLSAGVSRGTMQLLPGGQLIILMADHQTTGGYPRVAHVISADMPALSRYAPHQPLRFSTVDLKTAEDLLWQQEQGLLILQNACKLRLEEWEQTTH; via the coding sequence TTGATACAGGTTGTACAACAAGGGCTGCTGGATACCATACAGGATACAGGACGGTATGGCTATCAGCACCTCGGGATCAATCCCGGCGGGGCGATGGACCGTATTGCCCTTTTCACGGCCAATTGCCTTACGGGCAATAGCGGTACGGAAGCTGCCATAGAACTGCATTTTCCCGCAGCCGCCTTCCTCTTTGAGGCCGATGCGATGATCGCTTTGTCCGGAGCCGATTTCGGGGCGATGCTGAATGAACAGCCCATTCCGCTCAACCAGCCTGTACTGGCGCCCAAGCATGCCGTATTACGTTTCTCGCGGCCGGTTTCCGGCACCCGCTGTTACCTTGCGGTAAGCGGGGGGTTTGCGCTCACGCCCTGGCTCGGCAGTTACAGCACTCACCTGAAGGCCGGCACCGGCGGTTTCCAGGGAAGAGCATTGCAGAAAGGCGACCGGCTCCCCTTCCGGCAGGAACTCGCGCTGCCCCCGCTCAAACAACCGCAGGTATTGCCATGGTCCGCCGACATTAGCCATCTCTATGCAACCACCGGCACCATCCGCATCATCCACGGCCATGAATGGGCATTGCTCGAAAAAGGATCGCAGGAAGACCTCAGCGGGGAAGCGTTTATGCTGACGGCGCAGTGCGACCGTATGGGATTTCGTTTACGCGGCCCCGTATTAAAGACCCGCGACCGCAGCGAACGGCTTTCCGCCGGCGTCAGCAGAGGCACCATGCAACTCCTGCCCGGCGGGCAGCTGATCATATTGATGGCAGACCATCAGACCACCGGCGGATATCCGCGGGTGGCACATGTGATATCGGCGGATATGCCCGCGCTCTCCCGCTATGCGCCGCATCAGCCGCTGCGCTTCAGCACGGTTGATCTCAAAACGGCGGAAGACCTGCTCTGGCAGCAGGAACAAGGTTTGCTAATTCTGCAAAATGCCTGTAAATTACGGCTGGAGGAGTGGGAACAAACAACTCACTAG
- a CDS encoding YdeI family protein: MPAPSKTLRPRNRQQWRNWLEKNHTADLTVWVVCTKKNASRPAISYPDAVLEALCFGWIDGKTLSLDAERFMQSFTKRKPRSAWSGLNKERVKQLIREGLMTPAGLDRINAAKQNGYWSILDEVEARTIPEDLEAAFRKHPAARAGFTRSSPSMQKLHLQSLALAKRPETRQKRIAALVASMRRMQG, encoded by the coding sequence ATGCCCGCACCATCTAAAACCCTCCGCCCCCGGAACAGGCAGCAATGGCGGAACTGGCTGGAGAAAAACCATACTGCCGACCTGACGGTATGGGTGGTATGCACGAAAAAGAACGCGAGCCGCCCGGCGATCAGTTATCCCGATGCTGTGCTGGAAGCCCTTTGCTTCGGGTGGATAGACGGCAAGACCTTATCGCTGGATGCCGAACGGTTCATGCAGTCCTTTACGAAGCGCAAGCCCAGGAGTGCGTGGAGCGGGCTCAACAAGGAAAGGGTAAAACAACTGATCAGAGAGGGGCTGATGACCCCGGCAGGCCTCGACCGGATCAATGCCGCCAAACAGAACGGCTACTGGTCGATACTGGACGAAGTGGAAGCGCGCACCATTCCCGAAGACCTGGAAGCGGCATTCCGGAAGCACCCGGCTGCCAGAGCTGGTTTTACGCGTTCAAGCCCTTCCATGCAAAAGCTGCATCTGCAATCATTGGCGCTGGCGAAACGGCCGGAAACCAGGCAGAAAAGGATCGCAGCCCTCGTGGCGTCCATGCGGCGCATGCAGGGTTGA
- the pxpB gene encoding 5-oxoprolinase subunit PxpB: MKKDYSIAPLGDRSVIVEWAQQIDPVVHRRVMQAFHALQSMQRPYILDLIPAYASLTIVYDTALMRRHHPLSPAEVIRTVVMQALEQEVEQVTAAPRQLEIPVCYDISLAPDIAAMAEEKQMTVEAIIALHTAGTYTVYMIGFLPGFPYMGKVDDRLATPRLKQPRLKVPAGSVGIAGAQTGIYPMESPGGWNIIGRTPLQMFDPAREQPCYCQPGDAIRFVPISLATFRDMSGQQI; this comes from the coding sequence ATGAAAAAAGATTACAGCATTGCTCCATTGGGCGATCGTTCCGTTATTGTGGAATGGGCGCAGCAGATCGATCCTGTGGTGCACCGGCGGGTCATGCAGGCATTCCATGCATTGCAGTCCATGCAGCGGCCTTATATCCTGGACCTCATTCCCGCTTATGCCTCGCTGACCATTGTGTATGATACGGCGCTGATGCGCAGGCATCATCCGCTCTCTCCCGCAGAGGTCATCCGTACGGTTGTCATGCAGGCTTTGGAACAGGAGGTAGAACAGGTAACGGCCGCGCCCCGGCAACTGGAGATACCGGTATGTTATGATATTTCCCTCGCGCCGGATATCGCAGCGATGGCGGAAGAGAAGCAAATGACCGTGGAAGCGATCATAGCACTGCATACCGCAGGAACATATACCGTTTACATGATCGGTTTTCTGCCGGGTTTCCCTTACATGGGCAAAGTAGATGACAGGCTGGCCACACCGCGGCTGAAGCAGCCCCGGTTGAAAGTACCGGCGGGAAGCGTAGGTATTGCGGGGGCGCAGACGGGCATTTACCCGATGGAATCCCCGGGGGGCTGGAACATCATCGGGCGGACGCCGCTGCAGATGTTCGATCCTGCAAGGGAGCAACCCTGCTATTGCCAGCCCGGTGATGCCATACGGTTCGTGCCCATATCATTGGCAACATTCCGGGATATGTCCGGGCAACAAATTTAA
- a CDS encoding DUF2784 domain-containing protein: MLTFLDIFFTILHLLIIGFNLSGWIFRATRRLHLIFAGATLFSWVILGIWFGMGYCPITDWQWRVKEQLGERNLPASFVTYFANKITGHDFSDTFINLMILLLFAPAVLLSVYLNFFRCPKK, translated from the coding sequence ATGCTGACATTCCTCGACATATTTTTCACCATCCTCCACCTGCTGATCATCGGCTTCAATTTATCCGGATGGATATTCCGCGCCACCCGCAGGCTGCATCTGATCTTTGCCGGCGCTACCCTGTTCAGCTGGGTGATCCTCGGCATATGGTTCGGGATGGGGTATTGCCCTATAACCGACTGGCAGTGGCGGGTAAAGGAACAACTGGGCGAACGTAACCTGCCGGCATCTTTTGTCACCTATTTTGCCAACAAGATCACCGGTCATGATTTCAGCGATACGTTCATCAATCTGATGATCCTGTTACTGTTCGCTCCTGCGGTATTGCTTTCCGTTTACCTCAACTTCTTCCGGTGCCCGAAAAAATAG
- a CDS encoding ABC-F family ATP-binding cassette domain-containing protein, with protein MLALQNITYLHPNRELLFDNISLIVHKHDKIALIGNNGAGKSTLLQIAAGLLHPAEGTVKSGSRPYYVPQLFGAYHHLSVARALQIDEKLHALREILDGKVTDANLLLLDDDWGLEERCREAFTHWQLDDVELTHTMGSLSGGQKTKVFLAGISIHQPEIVLMDEPSNHLDTPGRELLYQYIRTTGNTLLVVSHDRTLLNLLHTVCELDQRGMTTYGGNYDFYAAQKMIEEEALQQDLKSKEKALRKARETERETLERQQKLDARGKKKQEKAGLPTISMNTLRNNAEKSTSRMKNVHAEKTGAISRELNQLRKELPGTDKMKIDLDHSSLHKGKILITARNINFGYDGRPLWETPLNFLITSGERIVIRGLNGSGKTTLIKIILGILQPVSGIIHHAADKVICIDQDYSLITDANSVYEQAEKFNHTGLQEHEIKVRLNRFLFTQACWDQPCHTLSGGEKMRLILCCLTISNQAPDMIILDEPTNNLDIRNTEILTAAINEYQGTVIAVSHDEYFLEQIRIMRTLTVG; from the coding sequence ATGCTTGCGCTACAAAACATTACCTATCTGCATCCCAACCGGGAGCTGTTGTTTGATAATATCAGCCTTATCGTCCATAAACATGACAAGATCGCACTGATCGGCAATAACGGTGCGGGCAAATCCACTTTGCTGCAAATTGCGGCGGGCCTGCTGCATCCCGCGGAAGGGACCGTAAAGTCCGGTTCCCGGCCTTATTATGTGCCGCAGCTTTTTGGCGCATACCATCATCTCAGCGTTGCCCGGGCGCTGCAGATCGATGAAAAGCTGCATGCGCTCCGGGAGATACTGGACGGCAAGGTGACCGATGCCAACCTCCTGTTGCTGGATGACGACTGGGGGCTGGAAGAACGGTGCCGGGAAGCATTTACGCACTGGCAGCTGGATGATGTGGAGCTGACCCACACGATGGGCAGCCTGAGCGGGGGACAAAAAACGAAGGTCTTTCTCGCCGGCATCAGCATTCATCAACCGGAAATAGTGCTGATGGATGAACCGAGCAATCACCTGGATACACCCGGCCGGGAACTCCTCTATCAATATATCCGCACCACCGGCAATACGCTGTTGGTGGTGAGCCACGACAGAACGCTGCTCAACCTCCTGCACACCGTCTGCGAACTGGACCAGCGCGGCATGACCACCTATGGCGGCAACTACGATTTCTATGCCGCGCAGAAGATGATCGAAGAAGAGGCGTTGCAGCAGGACCTGAAAAGCAAGGAGAAAGCACTGCGCAAAGCCCGGGAAACAGAACGGGAAACCCTGGAACGGCAGCAGAAACTGGATGCCCGGGGCAAAAAGAAACAGGAAAAAGCGGGCCTGCCCACCATATCCATGAACACGCTCCGCAACAATGCGGAAAAAAGCACTTCCCGCATGAAAAATGTGCATGCGGAAAAAACCGGGGCCATTTCCCGGGAGCTGAACCAGTTGCGCAAAGAGCTGCCCGGTACGGACAAAATGAAGATCGATCTCGATCATTCATCCCTCCACAAAGGTAAAATACTGATCACCGCGCGGAACATCAACTTCGGATATGATGGCCGGCCGCTTTGGGAAACGCCGCTGAACTTCCTGATCACGAGCGGCGAACGGATCGTGATCAGGGGGCTGAACGGCTCCGGCAAAACAACGCTGATAAAGATCATCCTGGGCATCCTGCAGCCGGTATCCGGCATTATCCATCATGCTGCCGATAAAGTGATCTGTATCGACCAGGATTATTCATTGATAACCGATGCCAACTCCGTATATGAACAGGCGGAGAAATTCAATCATACCGGCCTGCAGGAACATGAGATAAAGGTGCGGCTGAACAGATTCCTGTTTACGCAGGCATGCTGGGACCAACCCTGCCATACGCTCAGCGGCGGGGAAAAGATGCGGTTGATCCTCTGTTGCCTGACGATCAGCAACCAGGCCCCGGATATGATCATCCTGGATGAGCCGACCAATAACCTCGATATCCGGAACACGGAAATACTGACCGCCGCCATCAATGAATACCAGGGCACGGTGATAGCCGTATCGCACGATGAATACTTCCTGGAACAGATACGCATCATGCGGACGCTGACCGTCGGATAA
- a CDS encoding dodecin family protein has protein sequence MSIVKVIEVIASSEKGIEDAINNAVVEVSKTIKNIDSVFVKDIKVHVSDGKITSYGVICKVSFRIDDRAREGRSGL, from the coding sequence ATGTCTATTGTCAAAGTAATTGAAGTCATCGCTTCCTCCGAAAAAGGTATTGAAGACGCCATCAACAATGCTGTAGTGGAAGTATCGAAAACGATCAAGAACATTGATTCGGTGTTTGTAAAGGACATCAAAGTGCATGTGAGCGATGGGAAGATCACCAGCTACGGCGTGATCTGCAAAGTATCGTTCAGAATAGACGATCGTGCGCGGGAAGGAAGATCCGGATTGTAA
- a CDS encoding 5-oxoprolinase subunit PxpA translates to MLNKIDLNCDMGEGLGTDAGIMPFISSANIACGYHAGDRETIARTIDLALQHQVSIGAHPGFADRENFGRTPQQLSDTALYDLVATQLQIMQSICQAHGAVMTHVKPHGALYNMAAQTPAMAQVIAKAVSDNYPQLCLYGLSNSWLIKAAVEAGLKTAGEVFADRTYQADGSLTPRQQPGALITSEAAAISQVLQMVTQQQVTTTSGKIIPVAAETICLHGDGEHALPFARAINTALRQHHISIQHI, encoded by the coding sequence ATGCTCAACAAGATCGACCTGAACTGCGACATGGGGGAAGGACTGGGTACCGATGCCGGTATCATGCCTTTCATCAGCAGCGCCAACATCGCCTGCGGATATCATGCGGGAGACCGGGAGACCATCGCCCGCACCATTGACCTTGCACTGCAACACCAGGTGTCCATCGGCGCTCATCCCGGCTTTGCGGACAGGGAAAATTTCGGCAGAACACCGCAACAGCTCTCCGATACGGCCCTGTATGATCTCGTAGCCACACAGCTGCAGATCATGCAATCCATCTGCCAGGCGCACGGCGCGGTGATGACGCACGTCAAACCGCATGGCGCATTATATAACATGGCCGCACAAACACCCGCCATGGCGCAGGTGATCGCCAAAGCGGTGAGCGACAACTATCCGCAGCTCTGCCTCTACGGCCTCAGCAACAGCTGGCTCATCAAGGCCGCCGTGGAAGCCGGCCTGAAAACCGCCGGGGAAGTATTTGCAGACAGAACGTACCAGGCCGATGGCAGTCTCACTCCGCGCCAGCAACCGGGCGCGCTCATTACCAGTGAAGCCGCCGCCATCAGCCAAGTGCTGCAAATGGTCACACAGCAGCAGGTGACCACCACAAGCGGCAAGATCATACCGGTTGCCGCCGAAACCATTTGCCTGCATGGCGACGGGGAGCATGCCCTTCCTTTCGCCAGGGCTATCAACACCGCCTTACGTCAACATCATATTTCAATACAGCACATTTGA
- a CDS encoding NRAMP family divalent metal transporter, with product MNKQRSSVLLGAAFLMATSAVGPGFLTQTTVFTQQQAAAFSFVILVSILLDIGAQLNIWRVLTVTQHRAQDLSNALLPGLGYLLAGLVVLGGLAFNIANIGGCGLGLQALTGMDTLYGAMLSCGIALFIFWMKEAGKALDHFTRALGILMILLTLYVAASSRPPVLEALQQSVWPDMIDTASIVTLVGGTVGGYISFSGAHRLLDAGIGGKAQVRYVNRSAVSGIVITGVMRTLLFLAALGVVSQGVVLDPGNPPASVFRSAAGEVGYRFFGMVMWSAAITSVVGAAYTSVSFLKTFHHFIAQHERWFISAFIVSSTIVFVLVGKPVQLLIMAGAFNGLILPLALAVVLVAAGKKRLMQDYRHPLWMQVTGWMVVGVMSWLCAVTLWGWIS from the coding sequence TTGAACAAGCAAAGATCCTCCGTTCTCCTGGGAGCCGCCTTCCTGATGGCGACATCCGCCGTCGGTCCCGGGTTCCTCACGCAGACCACCGTATTCACCCAGCAGCAGGCCGCGGCCTTCAGCTTCGTCATACTCGTATCCATTCTGCTGGACATCGGCGCACAGCTGAACATCTGGCGGGTGCTTACCGTTACGCAGCATCGCGCACAGGACCTCTCCAATGCCTTGCTGCCCGGGCTTGGCTATCTGCTGGCGGGATTGGTAGTGCTGGGGGGACTGGCCTTCAATATCGCCAACATCGGCGGCTGCGGGCTTGGATTGCAGGCCCTAACGGGGATGGATACACTTTATGGCGCAATGCTCAGCTGCGGCATTGCCCTGTTCATTTTCTGGATGAAGGAAGCCGGCAAGGCGCTGGACCATTTCACGCGCGCACTGGGCATTTTGATGATATTGCTGACGCTTTACGTGGCCGCCAGCTCCCGCCCTCCCGTGCTGGAAGCCCTGCAGCAAAGCGTATGGCCGGATATGATCGATACCGCCTCCATTGTAACGCTGGTAGGCGGCACCGTGGGCGGGTATATCAGCTTCTCCGGCGCGCACCGCCTGCTGGATGCCGGCATCGGCGGAAAGGCGCAGGTGAGGTATGTGAACCGCAGCGCGGTGAGCGGCATTGTGATCACCGGCGTTATGCGCACACTGCTGTTCCTCGCCGCCCTCGGCGTAGTGTCGCAGGGCGTGGTGCTGGACCCCGGCAACCCGCCCGCCTCCGTTTTCCGCAGCGCAGCCGGGGAAGTGGGGTACCGTTTCTTCGGCATGGTGATGTGGAGCGCGGCGATCACTTCCGTTGTAGGCGCGGCTTACACTTCCGTTTCCTTTCTCAAGACCTTCCATCATTTCATCGCGCAGCATGAACGCTGGTTCATCAGCGCCTTTATCGTTTCCTCTACGATAGTGTTCGTGCTGGTGGGGAAACCGGTACAGCTGCTGATCATGGCCGGAGCATTCAATGGCCTGATATTGCCGCTGGCCCTGGCCGTTGTGCTGGTGGCCGCCGGCAAAAAAAGGCTGATGCAGGATTACCGCCATCCGCTGTGGATGCAGGTAACGGGCTGGATGGTGGTAGGGGTGATGAGCTGGTTATGCGCGGTTACGCTGTGGGGATGGATAAGTTAG
- a CDS encoding alpha/beta hydrolase, which translates to MRTSGFYACLVGICLLLSCTKSNEERQTDPSRQEDLVNVAYGSDGRQRFNIYLPAGRSDTATPVLFFIHGGAWTGGSKDDLVSAIPGFRQLFPDCAIVLVNYRLFNLQTGGNKFPVQEQDVKACIDAVMTNNSDYHISRKFVLWGQSAGAHLAALYAYKHAGTFKPRALIDQVGPTDMLSMYTQLADPNLKILMKALIGDPQTGDSVLYKSSSPSQYVSPDCPPTLILHGTADEVVPYKQAELLRDKLQQNGVPFIYKLYPGEGHALTGVAAEVNSEIVAFLQTWLK; encoded by the coding sequence ATGCGAACATCCGGATTTTACGCCTGCCTGGTGGGCATTTGCCTGCTGCTTTCCTGCACCAAATCGAATGAAGAGAGACAAACAGATCCTTCCCGGCAGGAAGATCTTGTGAACGTTGCCTATGGTTCCGATGGCCGGCAGCGGTTCAATATTTACCTGCCTGCGGGCCGCAGCGATACCGCCACGCCGGTGCTGTTCTTTATTCACGGCGGCGCCTGGACGGGTGGCAGCAAGGATGATTTAGTGAGCGCGATCCCTGGATTCCGGCAGCTGTTCCCGGACTGTGCCATCGTGCTGGTCAATTACCGCCTCTTTAACCTGCAGACGGGCGGCAACAAGTTCCCCGTGCAGGAGCAGGATGTAAAGGCCTGCATCGATGCGGTCATGACCAATAACAGCGACTATCATATCTCGCGGAAATTCGTGTTATGGGGACAAAGCGCCGGGGCGCATCTCGCCGCGTTGTATGCCTATAAGCATGCCGGTACGTTCAAACCCCGTGCCCTGATAGACCAGGTAGGCCCAACGGATATGCTGTCCATGTACACCCAGCTGGCCGATCCTAACCTGAAGATACTGATGAAGGCATTGATCGGTGATCCGCAGACCGGGGATTCCGTCCTCTACAAAAGTTCAAGCCCCTCGCAATATGTCAGCCCGGACTGTCCGCCTACCCTGATATTGCACGGCACGGCGGACGAGGTAGTGCCCTACAAGCAGGCGGAACTACTGCGGGACAAACTGCAGCAGAACGGGGTGCCGTTCATCTACAAGCTGTACCCGGGCGAAGGGCATGCGCTGACCGGTGTTGCCGCGGAGGTGAACAGCGAGATCGTTGCATTTCTGCAAACCTGGCTGAAATGA